Proteins from one Gimesia maris genomic window:
- a CDS encoding transposase, which translates to MGTTGTPGGGPKAKPRACFNDIMWVLRTGARWKDLPEKYPPKSSCHDRLKEWSESGLFDQALERLLRALEETEIFSLSIKFLKHAFLQAFF; encoded by the coding sequence CTGGGTACCACCGGCACCCCAGGGGGAGGCCCCAAAGCAAAACCCAGAGCCTGTTTCAATGACATTATGTGGGTGCTGCGGACAGGAGCCCGCTGGAAAGATTTACCAGAGAAGTATCCGCCGAAATCATCCTGTCATGATCGTTTGAAGGAATGGTCGGAGTCAGGTCTATTCGATCAAGCATTAGAACGATTATTGAGAGCCTTAGAAGAAACGGAGATTTTCAGTCTGAGCATAAAATTCCTAAAACACGCGTTTCTACAAGCGTTTTTTTAG